In one window of Aphidius gifuensis isolate YNYX2018 linkage group LG4, ASM1490517v1, whole genome shotgun sequence DNA:
- the LOC122855572 gene encoding potassium voltage-gated channel subfamily KQT member 1-like — MKDRSRINDQEQGMSLDEVQGLLAPSSRLGNRGPLNVTIVKVGGGNGSSGGNEFLGLDSTELKPIPSPLSETSVTLPSDNNDTVTSGVDPRLLLTGVGGGGDRAAWEGRYHVKEHRRAGKATFQGQVYNFLERPTGWKCFLYHFSV, encoded by the exons ATGAAAGATCGTTCACGTATCAACGATCAAGAACAAGGGATGTCTCTGGACGAAGTGCAGGGTCTACTTGCACCATCATCTCGTTTAG GTAACCGGGGTCCATTAAATGTCACAATTGTTAAAGTGGGTGGTGGTAATGGAAGCAGTGGAGGAAATGAATTTCTCGGACTCGACTCAACTGAATTGAAACCAATTCCATCACCACTATCCGAGACAAGTGTAACACTTCCATCAGATAATAATGACACTGTTACGAGTG GCGTTGATCCACGTTTGCTACTGActggtgttggtggtggtggtgatcgTGCTGCGTGGGAGGGTCGTTACCACGTCAAGGAACATAGACGTGCTGGAAAAGCAACATTCCAGGGTCAGGTATACAACTTCCTGGAACGACCAACTGGCTGGAAGTGCTTCCTATACCATTTCTCTgtgtaa